A genomic window from Massilia sp. METH4 includes:
- a CDS encoding RNA 2'-phosphotransferase: protein MPARDPHERTSRFLSLILRHAPDTIGLSLDRNGWADVAELLATATAHGTPLTLETLRHVVAGNDKQRFAFSEDGLRIRASQGHSLRSVDLELAPAIPPAVLYHGTASRFITSIRQSGLKPGSRQHVHLSADRETAIKVGARYGVPVVLEVRAAELHTQGHVFYESDNGVWLTDAVPVRFIEFPAR, encoded by the coding sequence ATGCCCGCCCGCGATCCTCACGAACGCACCAGCCGTTTCCTCTCCCTGATCCTGCGCCACGCGCCCGACACCATCGGCCTGTCGCTGGACCGCAACGGCTGGGCCGATGTCGCCGAACTGCTCGCCACGGCCACCGCTCACGGCACGCCGCTCACGCTGGAAACGCTGCGCCACGTGGTGGCCGGCAACGACAAGCAACGCTTCGCCTTCAGCGAGGACGGGCTGCGCATCCGTGCCAGCCAGGGGCACTCGCTGCGCTCGGTCGACCTGGAGCTGGCGCCAGCCATCCCGCCCGCCGTGCTGTACCACGGTACGGCCAGCCGCTTCATCACGTCGATCCGCCAGTCGGGCCTGAAGCCGGGTTCGCGGCAGCACGTGCACCTGTCGGCGGACCGGGAGACGGCGATCAAGGTCGGCGCCCGCTATGGCGTGCCGGTCGTGCTGGAAGTGCGCGCCGCCGAGCTGCACACCCAGGGCCACGTCTTTTACGAATCCGACAACGGGGTATGGCTGACTGATGCCGTGCCCGTGCGCTTCATCGAGTTTCCGGCGCGGTAG
- a CDS encoding helix-turn-helix domain-containing protein: MSDSIHPPKQKRSEETLASLLAATIRVLDEAGLDGATIPRIATLAGVAPASVYRRFVSKDALIRAALLSMLRNSQAQGPSLARGETLPQAARRLMALLFQQYRTHPRLLRALSRFMDTDQDAAFVSEARTIVAANLELLIEPLLVYRPEISHGDPRAALRFALLQALTSIEAIALESYSLWHIAVAGTDEELAGQFADGFVAYLTRR, from the coding sequence ATGAGCGATTCCATTCATCCACCCAAGCAAAAGCGCAGCGAGGAAACACTGGCGAGCCTCCTGGCGGCAACGATCCGCGTGCTCGATGAGGCCGGCCTGGACGGCGCCACGATCCCGCGCATTGCCACGCTCGCCGGGGTCGCGCCGGCCAGCGTCTACCGGCGTTTCGTCAGCAAGGATGCGCTGATCCGCGCAGCACTGCTCTCGATGTTAAGGAACAGCCAGGCGCAGGGGCCATCCTTGGCCAGGGGAGAAACCCTGCCCCAGGCGGCGAGACGGCTGATGGCGCTGCTGTTTCAGCAATACAGGACACATCCCCGGCTCTTGCGGGCGCTGTCCCGCTTCATGGATACCGACCAGGATGCCGCGTTCGTGTCCGAGGCCCGCACCATCGTGGCGGCGAACCTGGAATTGCTGATCGAACCGCTGCTCGTCTACCGCCCCGAGATCAGCCATGGGGACCCGCGCGCGGCATTGCGGTTTGCGCTGCTGCAGGCGCTGACGTCCATCGAGGCCATCGCACTGGAATCCTACTCGCTGTGGCATATCGCCGTCGCGGGCACGGATGAGGAACTGGCCGGCCAGTTCGCGGATGGCTTCGTGGCATACCTGACACGACGCTGA
- a CDS encoding acyltransferase, whose translation MDFIALTGALAALLAALAAVRLAARWTPLPVDGRCETIDGLRGFLAFAVFLHHAAINHRFLEDGTWKAPQSNLFVNFGHASVALFFMITGFLFYGALVRHRGRSLDWLRLFCSRILRLTPLYLVAMVLMFLIVAIQTGWEWRQPPADVLASAGQWLGFTAFGTPDLNGLRRTYVITAGVTWSLPYEWAFYLCLPLLALVQRVRVPLVLLAASAAFAASIGAEALRWPHTHYIAAFAGGIAAVHVAALPAVRAFATRPVASAVLLAAAAWAYAGFPSAWQPASLALLGVVFTLVAAGCDLFGVLRTKTARIFGEYSYGIYLLHGIALYAAFTLLPGAGRAASLSPPAYWCAVTLLAPLLVIASSLAFRYVEAPMMGRTAALVAAIRRQPKAVPAAP comes from the coding sequence ATGGATTTCATTGCTCTGACTGGTGCACTTGCCGCCCTGCTGGCCGCCTTGGCCGCGGTGCGCCTTGCCGCACGCTGGACGCCACTGCCGGTGGACGGCCGCTGCGAAACGATCGACGGCCTGCGAGGATTCCTCGCCTTCGCGGTATTCCTGCATCACGCGGCCATCAACCACCGGTTCCTGGAGGACGGCACGTGGAAGGCGCCGCAGTCCAACCTGTTCGTCAATTTTGGCCATGCCAGCGTGGCGCTGTTCTTCATGATCACCGGCTTCCTGTTCTACGGCGCGCTGGTCCGGCACCGTGGCCGATCGCTGGACTGGCTGCGGCTGTTCTGCTCCCGGATCCTGCGCCTGACGCCGCTCTACCTGGTTGCCATGGTGCTGATGTTCCTCATCGTTGCCATACAGACCGGTTGGGAATGGCGTCAACCTCCGGCCGACGTGCTGGCGAGCGCGGGCCAGTGGCTGGGATTCACGGCCTTCGGCACCCCGGACCTGAACGGGCTGCGCCGTACCTATGTCATCACGGCCGGCGTCACGTGGTCGTTGCCTTATGAATGGGCGTTCTACCTGTGCCTGCCATTGCTCGCACTCGTCCAGCGCGTTCGCGTGCCGCTGGTGTTGCTGGCAGCCAGCGCGGCCTTTGCCGCTTCGATCGGCGCCGAGGCCCTGCGCTGGCCGCACACGCATTACATTGCCGCCTTTGCCGGCGGGATCGCCGCGGTGCACGTCGCCGCGCTTCCCGCCGTGCGTGCCTTCGCCACCCGGCCGGTTGCCTCGGCAGTGCTGCTCGCCGCGGCTGCATGGGCGTACGCGGGCTTTCCGTCCGCGTGGCAGCCGGCGAGCCTGGCACTGCTCGGTGTCGTGTTCACGCTGGTGGCGGCGGGATGCGACCTGTTCGGCGTGCTGCGCACAAAGACGGCGCGCATCTTCGGGGAATATTCCTACGGCATCTATCTACTGCACGGCATTGCGCTGTATGCCGCGTTCACCCTCTTGCCGGGAGCGGGGCGCGCCGCGTCCCTGTCGCCGCCAGCATACTGGTGCGCGGTGACCCTGTTGGCGCCGCTGCTCGTCATCGCCAGCTCGCTGGCTTTCCGCTATGTCGAGGCGCCGATGATGGGCCGTACCGCGGCGCTGGTGGCGGCGATCCGGCGCCAGCCGAAGGCGGTGCCGGCCGCGCCATGA
- the infA gene encoding translation initiation factor IF-1: MAKEELIEMNGLVTEILPEMRFRVDLDNGHKLIAYTSGKMKKNHIRIIAGDRVTLEMSPYDLNKGRITFRHIEKRGPAPTHQQRRR, encoded by the coding sequence ATGGCTAAAGAAGAACTGATTGAAATGAACGGTCTCGTCACGGAAATCCTGCCGGAAATGCGCTTCCGCGTCGACCTCGACAACGGTCACAAGCTGATCGCCTACACTTCCGGCAAAATGAAGAAGAACCACATCCGCATCATCGCGGGTGATCGCGTGACCCTGGAAATGTCGCCCTACGACCTGAACAAAGGTCGCATCACGTTCCGTCACATCGAAAAGCGGGGCCCGGCGCCCACGCACCAGCAGCGCCGCCGCTAG
- a CDS encoding GNAT family N-acetyltransferase — protein sequence MSELHIRPARPEDVASILAMIRELAVFEKLEHMVIADEAMLHDALFGARPPCEAIVGGEAGGEVVTFALFFHNFSTFLGRKGLYLEDLYVKQNRRGHGYGKRMLSALAALAVERQCGRFEWSVLDWNANAIAFYEKMGAAVLPDWRICRVTGDALTALANS from the coding sequence ATGAGCGAACTGCACATCCGCCCCGCCCGCCCCGAAGACGTGGCATCGATCCTCGCGATGATCCGCGAACTGGCCGTGTTCGAGAAACTGGAACACATGGTCATCGCCGACGAAGCCATGCTGCACGACGCGCTGTTCGGCGCGCGGCCGCCGTGCGAGGCGATCGTGGGCGGGGAAGCCGGTGGCGAAGTGGTGACGTTCGCGCTGTTCTTCCACAATTTTTCCACCTTCCTCGGCCGCAAGGGCCTGTACCTGGAAGACCTGTACGTGAAGCAAAACCGCCGCGGACACGGCTACGGCAAGCGCATGCTGTCGGCGCTGGCCGCCCTGGCCGTCGAGCGGCAATGCGGCCGCTTCGAGTGGTCGGTGCTGGACTGGAATGCCAACGCGATCGCGTTCTACGAAAAGATGGGCGCCGCCGTGCTGCCCGACTGGCGCATCTGCCGCGTCACCGGCGATGCGCTCACGGCGCTGGCGAACAGCTGA
- a CDS encoding CPBP family intramembrane glutamic endopeptidase: MRDKPVEEERLRMYRRSLLALWLATAAAFAAGGTWQPTEVVSSTGDWVVRHRGWIDAAVMLVCGAFLFIFAQGVWHGSSAARRKAIEPAFDRLVFLLPVTRRERRWWVALSLTAGICEEMLYRGYLLHLLDERTGLAGAWLLSSLAFGFAHLYQGWKGIASATATGLLFGLLAIGTGGLVLPIVVHVLVDLQMLWMYRPGTPGNSSE; the protein is encoded by the coding sequence TTGCGCGACAAACCAGTGGAAGAGGAACGCCTGCGCATGTACCGCCGCAGCCTGTTGGCGCTGTGGCTCGCCACCGCGGCGGCATTCGCGGCAGGCGGCACGTGGCAGCCCACGGAAGTCGTGTCCTCCACCGGCGACTGGGTAGTGCGGCACAGGGGCTGGATCGATGCAGCCGTCATGCTGGTTTGCGGGGCGTTCCTGTTTATCTTCGCCCAAGGCGTGTGGCACGGCTCCAGTGCCGCGCGCCGCAAGGCGATCGAGCCGGCGTTCGACCGGTTGGTCTTCCTGCTGCCGGTTACGCGGCGCGAGCGGCGCTGGTGGGTCGCGCTCAGCCTTACCGCCGGCATTTGCGAGGAAATGCTCTATCGCGGTTACCTGCTCCACTTGCTCGACGAACGAACCGGGCTGGCCGGCGCCTGGCTGCTCAGTTCACTGGCATTCGGCTTCGCCCATCTTTACCAGGGCTGGAAAGGCATCGCCTCGGCGACGGCAACGGGGCTGCTGTTCGGCTTGCTCGCCATCGGTACCGGCGGCCTCGTCCTGCCGATCGTCGTGCACGTGCTGGTCGACCTGCAAATGCTGTGGATGTACCGGCCCGGGACTCCCGGAAATTCCTCCGAATAA
- a CDS encoding CocE/NonD family hydrolase, translating to MSRSISAIALSLMLACGGAHAAGLAVHRDEPAGKEAKSNLAERYTKYEFRIPMRDGVKLFTTVYVPKDASRSYPFLVQRTPYSAGVVADGELRYGVSFMPKHIGPSKEFEDSGYIFVKQDVRGRFMSGGKWQEMTPHLKATLLPGEGNESLDMYDTVEWLLKHVPNNNGKVGILGISYPGFYTSASIIDSHPAIKAASPQAPVTDLYMGDDAYHGGAFMLAANFDFYAAFTEEPNPTPLPKTWGEFDYGVPDGYDYFLQRLTLDNIASSLTDKQRKLFAPMIEHTSYDEFWKSRNIAPHLKNIKAAVLTVGGWYDAEDLQGPFTTYHAIGKYNPNTFNGLVVGPWVHGGWAGGDGRSLGRVQFDADTSDYFRKQIQFPFFEQHLKGVKPERPLAAVTAFETGTNVWRQYSAWPPQQAKAQTLYFGANGGLGWQKPATAADRDSGFDEYVSDPKKPVPFIGYPATGVPKEYMVSDQRFAATRPDVLVYQTEPLEEDVTIAGPVTPKLFVSTTGTDADWVVKLIDVYPNEYPAGEEERRRGKDVPPPKLAMAGYQQLVRGNPLRGKFRNSFERAEPFVPGKVEAVNFHLGDVHHTFRRGHRIMVQVQSSWFPLVDLNPQTFTDIARAKPEDFRKATQRVYHAPDTPSGLQLMVLPSR from the coding sequence ATGTCCCGATCCATCAGCGCCATCGCGCTCTCCCTGATGCTGGCCTGCGGCGGCGCGCACGCCGCCGGCCTGGCCGTCCACCGCGACGAACCGGCCGGGAAGGAAGCCAAAAGCAACCTCGCCGAGCGTTACACGAAGTACGAATTCCGCATCCCCATGCGCGACGGCGTGAAGCTGTTCACCACCGTCTACGTACCGAAGGATGCCAGCCGCAGCTATCCATTCCTGGTGCAGCGCACGCCCTACAGCGCCGGCGTGGTGGCCGACGGCGAACTGCGCTACGGCGTGAGCTTCATGCCGAAGCACATCGGGCCGTCGAAGGAATTCGAGGACAGCGGCTACATCTTCGTGAAGCAGGATGTGCGGGGTCGCTTCATGTCCGGCGGCAAATGGCAGGAGATGACGCCACACCTGAAGGCTACCCTCCTTCCCGGCGAAGGCAACGAAAGCCTGGACATGTACGACACCGTCGAGTGGCTGCTGAAGCACGTGCCGAACAATAACGGCAAGGTCGGCATCCTCGGCATCAGCTACCCCGGCTTCTACACGTCGGCCAGCATCATCGATTCGCACCCGGCGATCAAGGCCGCCTCGCCGCAGGCACCCGTGACCGACCTGTACATGGGCGACGACGCCTACCATGGCGGCGCCTTCATGCTGGCGGCCAACTTCGACTTCTATGCCGCGTTCACCGAGGAGCCGAACCCGACACCGCTGCCGAAGACGTGGGGCGAGTTCGACTACGGCGTGCCGGACGGCTACGACTACTTCCTGCAACGCCTCACCCTCGACAACATCGCCTCGAGCCTGACGGACAAGCAGCGCAAGCTGTTCGCGCCGATGATCGAACACACGAGCTACGACGAGTTCTGGAAGAGCCGCAATATCGCGCCGCACCTGAAGAACATCAAGGCAGCCGTGCTGACGGTGGGCGGCTGGTACGACGCCGAAGACCTGCAGGGCCCCTTCACGACCTACCACGCAATCGGGAAGTACAACCCGAACACCTTCAACGGCCTGGTGGTGGGCCCGTGGGTGCACGGCGGCTGGGCCGGCGGCGACGGCCGCAGCCTGGGCCGGGTGCAGTTCGATGCCGATACGAGCGATTACTTCCGCAAGCAGATCCAGTTCCCGTTCTTCGAGCAGCACCTGAAGGGCGTCAAGCCGGAACGGCCGCTCGCCGCCGTTACCGCGTTCGAGACGGGCACGAACGTGTGGCGGCAATACAGCGCGTGGCCGCCGCAACAGGCCAAGGCGCAGACCCTGTATTTCGGCGCGAACGGCGGCCTGGGCTGGCAAAAGCCCGCCACCGCGGCGGACCGCGACAGCGGCTTCGACGAATACGTGAGCGATCCGAAGAAGCCGGTGCCGTTCATCGGCTATCCGGCCACCGGGGTGCCGAAGGAATACATGGTGTCGGACCAGCGCTTTGCCGCCACCCGGCCCGACGTGCTCGTCTACCAGACCGAGCCGCTGGAAGAGGATGTAACGATCGCGGGCCCCGTTACGCCGAAGCTGTTCGTCTCCACCACCGGCACGGATGCCGACTGGGTGGTGAAGCTGATCGACGTGTACCCGAACGAATACCCTGCGGGCGAAGAGGAACGCAGGCGCGGCAAGGATGTGCCACCGCCGAAGCTGGCGATGGCGGGCTACCAGCAACTGGTGCGCGGCAATCCGCTGCGCGGCAAGTTCCGCAACAGCTTCGAGCGGGCCGAACCGTTCGTGCCGGGCAAGGTCGAGGCGGTGAACTTCCACCTGGGGGACGTGCACCACACGTTCCGCCGCGGCCACCGCATCATGGTGCAGGTGCAAAGCTCGTGGTTCCCGCTCGTCGACCTGAATCCGCAGACGTTTACCGACATCGCCAGGGCGAAGCCGGAGGACTTCAGGAAGGCGACGCAGCGCGTCTACCATGCGCCCGACACGCCTTCCGGCCTGCAGCTGATGGTGCTGCCGTCCCGCTGA
- a CDS encoding DNA-deoxyinosine glycosylase yields MASQLLLTGLAPVIDPHIRILILGSFPGAASLAAQQYYAHPRNQFWRLVGALVGEDLYALPYTERLPRLLAHRIGLWDVLGACEREGSLDSAIRKPAANDFDRLHHLCPELETVGFNGQASGKFAPQFAENGYRTVVLPSSSPAHMAMTFEQKLEVWRELCR; encoded by the coding sequence ATGGCTTCCCAACTGCTCCTGACCGGCCTGGCGCCGGTGATCGACCCCCACATCCGCATCCTCATCCTCGGCAGCTTCCCCGGCGCCGCGTCGCTCGCCGCGCAGCAGTACTACGCCCACCCGCGCAACCAGTTCTGGCGGCTGGTCGGCGCGCTTGTGGGTGAAGACTTGTACGCCTTGCCGTACACGGAGCGCCTGCCGCGGCTGCTGGCGCACCGCATCGGCCTGTGGGACGTGCTGGGCGCCTGCGAGCGGGAAGGGAGCCTCGATTCGGCGATCCGCAAGCCGGCCGCCAACGATTTCGACCGGCTGCATCATCTTTGCCCGGAATTGGAGACGGTGGGCTTCAATGGGCAGGCATCGGGCAAGTTCGCGCCCCAGTTCGCCGAGAATGGCTATCGCACCGTGGTGCTGCCGTCGAGCTCGCCGGCGCACATGGCGATGACGTTCGAGCAGAAGCTTGAGGTGTGGCGGGAATTGTGCCGCTAG
- a CDS encoding tetratricopeptide repeat protein: MDTSPLVSLPRAVLALILCAFLGGCATAPSTVAPPDDLFADHLFGPASAMLTEADIFALTPAMKAYTDEVRRHRRGKEIRRALFDALYERDGLQLEYDSALTRTAAQAFEARQGNCLSLVIMTAALAAELDIPVVFQDVPVDDAWSRSGDLYFNSGHVNLKLGRAIRESVSSYDSASYLVVDFQPPPDRKPKEGNMIARHTVVAMFMNNRAAEALARERLDEAYWWARQAIVSDPTLLYAYNTLAVVYRRHGDAALAERTLRWAMGREPDSTLLINNLAQLLDAQGRKEESAVMREKLARLQPLMPFYYFNLGRTAMEMGDWRRARILFERELQRDPDYHEFHAWLAAALWQLGDYRGADRHIKQAIAGSTTRADHALYAAKLDRLRAQAAQTARH, translated from the coding sequence ATGGATACTTCTCCGCTCGTTTCACTTCCTCGGGCCGTGCTGGCCCTGATCCTCTGTGCCTTCCTGGGCGGCTGCGCGACGGCGCCGTCCACGGTGGCGCCGCCCGACGACCTGTTCGCCGACCACCTGTTCGGCCCCGCCTCCGCCATGCTGACCGAAGCCGACATCTTCGCGCTCACGCCGGCGATGAAGGCCTACACCGACGAGGTGCGGCGCCACCGCCGCGGCAAGGAAATCCGCCGCGCGCTGTTCGATGCCCTGTACGAGCGCGACGGCCTGCAGCTCGAATATGACTCCGCCCTCACCCGCACCGCCGCCCAGGCTTTCGAAGCTCGCCAGGGCAATTGCCTGTCGCTGGTGATCATGACGGCCGCGCTGGCGGCCGAGCTCGACATCCCGGTCGTATTCCAGGACGTGCCGGTGGACGATGCCTGGAGCCGCAGCGGCGACCTGTATTTCAACAGCGGCCACGTGAACCTGAAACTGGGCCGCGCCATCCGCGAAAGCGTGTCGTCTTACGACAGCGCCAGCTACCTGGTCGTCGACTTCCAGCCGCCGCCGGACCGCAAGCCGAAGGAAGGCAACATGATCGCGCGGCATACCGTGGTGGCGATGTTCATGAACAACCGCGCCGCCGAGGCGCTGGCGCGTGAACGCCTGGACGAAGCCTACTGGTGGGCGCGGCAGGCAATCGTCAGCGACCCCACGTTGCTGTATGCGTATAACACGCTGGCCGTCGTCTACCGCCGCCACGGCGACGCCGCGCTGGCCGAGCGCACGCTGCGCTGGGCGATGGGACGCGAACCCGACAGCACATTGTTGATCAACAACCTGGCCCAGTTGCTGGACGCGCAAGGCCGCAAGGAGGAGTCGGCGGTGATGCGCGAAAAGCTGGCGCGCCTGCAGCCACTGATGCCGTTCTACTACTTCAACCTTGGGCGCACGGCGATGGAGATGGGTGACTGGCGCCGCGCCCGCATCCTGTTCGAACGCGAGTTGCAGCGCGACCCGGACTACCATGAATTCCACGCCTGGCTGGCGGCGGCCCTGTGGCAACTGGGCGACTACCGAGGCGCCGACCGCCACATCAAGCAGGCAATCGCCGGCAGCACCACGCGCGCCGATCATGCCTTGTACGCGGCCAAGCTGGACCGGCTGCGTGCCCAGGCGGCGCAAACCGCCCGGCATTAG
- a CDS encoding Mpo1-like protein, which translates to MDDSKTMVTGMIDDATASARPVDVLLARYAESHRDPTNELIHFVCVPVIMLSLLGMLWAGHPLVAAGVAAAALAYYWKLSRPFAAGMLVMALLMLGVLAALPPIAVLPLSIAMFVLAWAGQFIGHLIEGRKPSFFDDVRFLLIGPLFVLGFLYRRLGVVY; encoded by the coding sequence ATGGACGATTCGAAGACGATGGTGACGGGAATGATCGACGACGCCACGGCCAGTGCCAGGCCGGTCGACGTGCTGCTGGCGCGCTATGCCGAGAGCCACCGCGATCCGACCAACGAGCTGATCCACTTCGTGTGCGTGCCCGTCATCATGCTGTCGCTGCTCGGCATGCTGTGGGCGGGGCACCCACTCGTGGCCGCTGGCGTGGCGGCGGCGGCGCTGGCGTATTACTGGAAGCTGTCGCGGCCGTTCGCGGCCGGAATGCTGGTGATGGCGCTTTTGATGCTGGGTGTGCTTGCGGCGCTGCCGCCGATCGCGGTGCTGCCGCTGTCGATCGCCATGTTCGTGCTGGCGTGGGCCGGCCAGTTCATCGGCCACCTGATCGAAGGCCGCAAGCCATCGTTCTTCGACGATGTGCGGTTCCTGCTGATCGGACCGCTGTTCGTGCTGGGGTTCCTGTACCGGCGCCTCGGTGTCGTCTATTGA
- a CDS encoding alpha/beta fold hydrolase yields the protein MSTSRKVAAAVGVVGFLWAGMVSAIAAGQRKLLFNPTLIREVQSPRSSAHRTRAVVLRAHDGTRLAGWLMTPNMPGPHPAVVYFGGRSEEVSWVARDAGNLFPGMAVLAMNYRGYGDSRGEPGEEHMVEDACMLFDWLGSRRNVDMKRIAVVGRSLGTGVAVQVAKERPVHSVVLITPYDSILALAQRRFRGVPVSYVLRHRFESIKYASLLSAPTYVLRAATDDVVPHMHTDVLVSKLMRVHLDETIPESDHMNIPYLPVTQQKIAHFLTTQFTAPQPLEPVPAPVPDNTPTAA from the coding sequence ATGAGTACGTCGAGAAAAGTCGCCGCGGCCGTTGGCGTGGTCGGGTTCCTGTGGGCAGGCATGGTCTCCGCGATCGCGGCCGGCCAGCGCAAGCTGCTGTTCAACCCCACGCTGATCCGCGAAGTGCAGAGCCCCCGCAGCAGCGCGCACCGCACGCGCGCCGTGGTGCTGCGCGCGCACGACGGCACGCGCCTGGCGGGCTGGCTGATGACGCCGAACATGCCGGGCCCGCACCCGGCCGTGGTGTACTTCGGCGGGCGCTCCGAGGAAGTTTCGTGGGTGGCGCGCGATGCCGGCAACCTGTTCCCCGGCATGGCCGTGCTGGCGATGAACTACCGCGGTTATGGTGATTCGCGCGGCGAACCGGGCGAAGAGCACATGGTCGAGGATGCCTGCATGCTGTTCGACTGGCTGGGCAGCCGCCGCAACGTGGACATGAAGCGCATCGCGGTGGTCGGCCGCAGCCTGGGCACCGGCGTGGCGGTGCAGGTGGCCAAGGAGCGGCCCGTGCATTCGGTGGTGCTGATCACGCCCTACGACTCGATCCTGGCGCTGGCGCAGCGCCGCTTCCGTGGCGTGCCGGTCAGCTACGTGCTGCGCCACCGCTTCGAATCGATCAAGTACGCATCGCTGCTCTCCGCCCCCACCTATGTGCTGCGCGCGGCCACCGACGACGTGGTGCCGCACATGCATACAGACGTGCTCGTTTCCAAGCTGATGCGCGTGCACCTGGACGAGACGATTCCCGAGTCCGACCACATGAACATCCCCTATCTGCCGGTCACGCAGCAAAAGATCGCGCATTTCCTCACCACGCAGTTCACGGCGCCCCAGCCGCTGGAACCGGTGCCCGCGCCGGTGCCTGACAATACGCCGACGGCGGCCTGA
- a CDS encoding EamA family transporter: MPSPILFIVACLIWGSTFWAITLQLGDVPPAVSVVYRFALASAVLFAWCKLRGDSLRLSWPAQRWTIVQGCATFGLSYICTYTSEQYLVSALVAVLFALMVFWNPILNRMILGTPLSWRTWAGGTISVIGVILLFWQSIGGAVREILAGGDGRFLLGLILALVATVASSVGNVLVVKVREHDANVLLTMAWGMLWGTVLVAAWAVVTGQPFVLPTTARYWAGLLYLALFGSVIAFACYFTLIHRIGSGKAVYIGVVTPVISVLLSIRLEHFRPGIIECLGMILCLASVAWALKSPAAAPAAAAVEPEPELLKKAS, encoded by the coding sequence ATGCCTTCTCCCATCCTTTTCATCGTCGCCTGCCTGATCTGGGGCTCCACGTTCTGGGCCATCACCTTGCAGCTCGGCGATGTGCCGCCTGCCGTCTCCGTCGTCTACCGGTTCGCCCTGGCGTCGGCCGTGCTGTTCGCCTGGTGCAAGCTGCGCGGCGACAGCCTGCGGCTTTCCTGGCCCGCCCAGCGCTGGACCATCGTGCAGGGTTGCGCCACGTTCGGCCTCAGCTATATCTGCACCTACACTTCCGAGCAATACCTCGTGTCGGCGCTGGTCGCCGTGCTGTTCGCGCTGATGGTGTTCTGGAACCCGATCCTGAACCGCATGATCCTCGGCACACCGCTGTCATGGCGCACGTGGGCGGGAGGAACGATCTCGGTGATCGGCGTGATCCTGCTGTTCTGGCAGTCGATCGGCGGCGCCGTGCGCGAGATCCTGGCCGGCGGCGATGGCCGCTTCCTGCTGGGCCTGATCCTTGCGCTCGTTGCCACGGTGGCCAGCTCCGTCGGCAATGTGCTGGTGGTGAAGGTGCGCGAGCACGACGCGAACGTGCTGCTGACGATGGCCTGGGGCATGTTGTGGGGCACCGTGCTGGTCGCGGCCTGGGCCGTCGTCACCGGCCAGCCGTTCGTGCTGCCGACGACGGCGCGCTACTGGGCGGGCCTCCTGTACCTGGCACTGTTCGGTTCCGTCATCGCATTCGCCTGCTACTTCACGCTGATCCACCGCATCGGCTCGGGCAAGGCCGTGTACATCGGCGTCGTCACGCCCGTGATCTCGGTGCTGCTGTCGATCCGCCTCGAGCATTTCCGCCCCGGTATCATCGAATGCCTGGGCATGATTCTGTGCCTGGCCAGCGTGGCCTGGGCGCTGAAGTCACCCGCTGCCGCGCCCGCCGCGGCCGCCGTCGAACCCGAACCCGAATTACTGAAGAAAGCCTCATGA